The genomic interval ACTAATGCTCTACCCACCGCAAGACCGGATCCATTTAAGGTGTGCACTAATTCAGGCTTACCTTGTCCTGCCTTAAAGCGCGCTTGCATGCGTCTTGCTTGAAAATCGCCCATGCTAGAGCAAGAACTAATTTCACGATAAGCATTTTGTGACGGCACCCATACTTCTAAGTCATAAGTCTTAGTGCTGCCAAAACCCATGTCACCTGTGCAGAGCAGCACTTTTCTGTAAGGGAGCTCCAATAGCTCTAGGATTTTTTCTGCATGGCCCGTGAGCTCTTCTAATGTTTGCATGGAATGCTCGGGCTTCGTAATTTGTACTAATTCGACTTTGTCGAATTGATGCTGACGAATCATGCCACGCACATCACGACCGTAACTGCCTGCTTCGGAGCGAAAGCATGGTGTATGAGCTACATACTTCATCGGTAGATTATCTGCGTTGACGATTTCATCGCGGACTAAATTGGTTACTGGTACTTCAGCTGTTGGGATAAGATAGAAGTTTTCAGTTTTTGCTTCACCCCCCTCGACTTCGTTACCCATTTGACGCAGAACTTTAAATAAGTCCTCTTCGAACTTAGGTAACTGACCGGTGCCACGCATAGATGCTGCATTTACCATGTATGGAGCGTATACCTCTTGATAGCCGTGGTTTGATGCGTGGGTATCAATCATGAATTGCGCCAAAGCACGATGCAATCTAGCAATCGGCCCCTTGAGCACAACAAAGCGTGAGCCACTTATCTTGGCGACTGCTGCAAAATCTAGACCTAATGGACCACCA from Polynucleobacter necessarius carries:
- the serS gene encoding serine--tRNA ligase; this translates as MIDPQLLRKDIAAVAARLATRKFQLDVEKFNTLESERKYLQTRTEELQAKRNQLSKAIGMKKGKGEDASTEMAEVAQVNTDMESGAARLSALQAEIADFLMGIPNFPDESVPTGKDETENKEVKRWGEQPIFDFEIKDHVDLGGPLGLDFAAVAKISGSRFVVLKGPIARLHRALAQFMIDTHASNHGYQEVYAPYMVNAASMRGTGQLPKFEEDLFKVLRQMGNEVEGGEAKTENFYLIPTAEVPVTNLVRDEIVNADNLPMKYVAHTPCFRSEAGSYGRDVRGMIRQHQFDKVELVQITKPEHSMQTLEELTGHAEKILELLELPYRKVLLCTGDMGFGSTKTYDLEVWVPSQNAYREISSCSSMGDFQARRMQARFKAGQGKPELVHTLNGSGLAVGRALVALLENKQKVDGSIAIPKALQPYLGGLIVLKPIA